One window of Halosolutus amylolyticus genomic DNA carries:
- a CDS encoding MaoC family dehydratase gives MTSLSQTIRAWSRASDHVVASMREANRATFAALGVPATPTNDRDGGNGTAIAGTSDDQSIGDGSSVSTIGHEEWETSRTVDDPSAIAVGDTVTFAKTIDESDVADFAFASGDTNRLHLDDSFAGQTRFGGRIAHGTLVSGLISAALARIPGVTVYLSQDLEFRGPVAVGDELTATVEVLEDLGGDRYRLETIVETASEPVVTGEAVVLVDPLPDSAV, from the coding sequence ATGACTTCGCTCTCACAGACGATCCGGGCCTGGTCCCGCGCATCCGATCACGTCGTCGCGAGTATGCGGGAAGCGAACCGGGCGACGTTCGCCGCACTGGGTGTTCCAGCGACTCCCACGAACGACCGCGACGGAGGCAATGGAACGGCGATCGCCGGCACCAGTGATGACCAGTCGATCGGCGACGGGTCGTCAGTGTCGACGATCGGTCACGAGGAGTGGGAGACCAGTCGGACGGTCGACGACCCCTCGGCGATCGCCGTCGGCGACACCGTGACGTTCGCCAAGACGATCGACGAATCGGACGTCGCGGACTTCGCCTTCGCCAGCGGCGACACGAACCGGCTCCACCTCGACGATTCGTTCGCCGGGCAGACGCGGTTCGGCGGCCGGATCGCACACGGCACGCTCGTCTCGGGCCTGATCAGCGCCGCACTCGCCCGGATTCCGGGCGTCACCGTCTATCTCTCCCAGGACCTCGAGTTCCGCGGCCCCGTCGCCGTCGGTGACGAGTTGACGGCGACCGTAGAAGTCCTCGAGGACCTCGGTGGCGACCGGTACCGCCTCGAGACGATCGTCGAAACTGCGTCCGAACCCGTCGTCACCGGCGAAGCAGTGGTCCTCGTCGACCCGCTTCCGGACTCGGCCGTCTAG